Proteins encoded in a region of the Panthera tigris isolate Pti1 chromosome B2, P.tigris_Pti1_mat1.1, whole genome shotgun sequence genome:
- the TAAR1 gene encoding trace amine-associated receptor 1, with the protein MMSFCHNVINISCVKSSWSNDVRASLYSLMVLIILTTLIGNLIVIISISHFRQLHTPTNWLIHSMATADFLLGCLVMPYSMVRSVEHGWYFGEVFCKIHTSTDIMLSSASIFHLSFISIDRYYAVCDPLRYKAKISILVIFVMIFISWSVPALFAFGMIFLELNFKGAEEVYYKYIHCIGGCSVFFSKTSGVLAFMTSFYIPGSIMLCVYSRIYFIAQGQARSINDAIGLEEKNGMSQNKERKAAKTLGIVVGVFLICWCPFFVCMVMDPFLDYAIPPTLNDALVWCGYLNSTFNPMVYAFFYPWFRKALKMILCGKIFQKDSCRHKLFLESHP; encoded by the coding sequence ATGATGTCCTTTTGCCACAATGTCATTAATATTTCTTGTGTGAAAAGCAGCTGGTCAAATGATGTCCGTGCTTCCCTGTACAGTTTAATGGTGCTCATAATTCTGACCACACTCATTGGCAATCTGATAGTCATTATTTCCATATCACACTTCAGGCAACTTCATACCCCAACGAATTGGCTCATTCATTCCATGGCGACCGCGGATTttctgctggggtgcctggtcATGCCTTATAGTATGGTGAGATCGGTTGAGCATGGCTGGTACTTTGGAGAAGTCTTCTGTAAAATTCACACCAGCACTGACATTATGCTGAGCTCGGCGTCCATTTTCCACTTGTCCTTCATTTCCATTGACCGCTACTATGCCGTGTGTGACCCACTGAGATACAAAGCCAAGATCAGTATCTTGGTTATTTTTGTGATGATCTTCATTAGTTGGAGTGTCCCCGCTCTTTTTGCATTTGGAATGATCTTTCTGGAGCTCAACTTCAAAGGAGCTGAAGAGGTATATTACAAGTACATTCACTGCATAGGAGGTTGCTCTGTCTTCTTTAGCAAAACATCTGGGGTACTGGCCTTTATGACTTCTTTCTATATACCTGGATCTATTATGTTGTGTGTCTATTCCAGAATATACTTCATAGCTCAAGGACAGGCCAGATCAATTAATGATGCAATTGgattggaagagaaaaatggaatgtcacaaaacaaagaaaggaaagctgCAAAGACTTTAGGGATTGTGGTGGGAGTTTTCCTAATATGCTGGTGTCCTTTCTTTGTCTGCATGGTCATGGACCCGTTCCTGGACTATGCTATCCCACCCACCTTAAATGATGCATTGGTCTGGTGTGGCTACCTGAACTCTACTTTCAATCCAATGGTTTATGCATTTTTCTACCCCTGGTTCAGAAAAGCACTGAAGATGATTCTATGTGgtaaaattttccaaaaagactCTTGTAGGCATAAACTATTTTTAGAGTCACATCCATAG